One Pseudonocardia abyssalis DNA segment encodes these proteins:
- a CDS encoding tyrosine-type recombinase/integrase, with the protein MTEAKKSREPNGASSIYKGADDYWHGRVTVGVKDDGRPDRRHVMRKSRADAVKAVRDLERQRDAGSVRNVGRVPTVGEWLTHWVETIAAPAVRENTLSGYRVAVNVHLIPGVGAHRLDRLEPEHLERLYATMLRAGSSAGTANQAHRTIRTALGEAERRGRITRNPAKLAKAPRPGEVDVEPYTVDEVRQLLKAASLRRNSARWAIALALGLRQGEVLGLRWSDVDLTAGTLWVRRGRLRPRYEHGCGGTCGKKAGYCPRRLLARPETDETKSRAGRRAVGLPVELVALLVEHRDEQERERSTAAQLWRESGYVFTTPRGEPVIPNTDYHHWKRLLADAGLRDGRLHDARHTAATVLLILGVPERAVMGLMGWSTTAMAARYQHITGAIRGDVADRVGGLIWRGK; encoded by the coding sequence ATGACCGAGGCGAAGAAGTCGCGGGAGCCGAACGGCGCGTCGAGCATCTACAAGGGCGCTGACGACTACTGGCACGGCCGCGTCACGGTCGGGGTGAAGGACGACGGCCGGCCCGATCGCCGGCATGTCATGCGCAAGTCGCGGGCCGACGCGGTGAAGGCCGTCCGTGACCTCGAACGGCAGCGGGACGCCGGTTCGGTGCGCAACGTCGGCCGGGTCCCGACGGTGGGGGAGTGGCTGACGCACTGGGTCGAGACCATCGCGGCGCCGGCCGTCCGGGAGAACACGCTCTCCGGCTACCGGGTCGCGGTGAACGTCCACCTCATCCCGGGCGTCGGCGCGCACCGGCTGGACCGGCTCGAACCGGAGCACCTGGAACGGCTCTACGCCACGATGCTGCGGGCCGGGAGCTCGGCGGGGACGGCCAACCAGGCGCACCGCACGATCCGGACCGCGCTCGGGGAGGCGGAGCGACGCGGGCGCATCACCAGGAACCCGGCCAAGCTCGCGAAGGCGCCGCGTCCGGGCGAAGTCGACGTCGAGCCGTACACCGTCGACGAGGTTCGGCAACTGCTCAAGGCCGCGTCGCTGCGACGCAACAGCGCTCGGTGGGCCATCGCGCTCGCCCTCGGGCTGCGTCAGGGGGAGGTGCTGGGGCTGCGGTGGTCGGACGTGGATCTCACGGCGGGGACGCTCTGGGTCCGGCGCGGGCGGCTCCGTCCTCGGTACGAACACGGCTGCGGCGGGACGTGCGGGAAGAAGGCCGGCTACTGCCCGCGTCGGCTGCTCGCGCGCCCCGAGACCGACGAGACCAAGTCACGGGCCGGCCGTCGTGCGGTGGGCCTCCCGGTCGAGCTGGTCGCGCTCCTCGTCGAGCATCGGGACGAGCAGGAACGGGAGCGGTCGACGGCGGCGCAGCTCTGGCGGGAGTCGGGCTACGTGTTCACGACTCCTCGTGGGGAGCCGGTGATCCCGAACACGGACTACCACCACTGGAAGCGGCTGCTCGCGGACGCCGGCCTGCGTGATGGCCGGCTGCACGACGCCCGGCACACCGCCGCGACCGTGCTGCTCATCCTCGGCGTGCCGGAGCGGGCGGTCATGGGCCTGATGGGCTGGT
- a CDS encoding excisionase family DNA-binding protein, with protein MITTDQARPFRLVLTVEEAAERLGIGRTLMYALVAAGEVESVRIGRLRRIPTDALDSYVSTLRRLGGAA; from the coding sequence GTGATCACCACCGACCAGGCCCGCCCGTTCCGGCTCGTGCTGACCGTCGAGGAAGCCGCCGAACGGCTCGGGATCGGCCGCACGCTCATGTACGCGCTCGTTGCGGCCGGTGAGGTCGAGTCCGTCCGCATCGGCCGGCTGCGGCGCATCCCGACCGACGCCCTGGACTCCTACGTCTCGACCCTGCGCAGGCTCGGGGGAGCGGCATGA